From the genome of Polypterus senegalus isolate Bchr_013 chromosome 8, ASM1683550v1, whole genome shotgun sequence:
AGGTCGTCTTCAATGTTTTGAATCTCCCATTTTACTAAATGATTTTCTGTGGTGTCCTGCAGACCACGAGAACAGAGGATGAACAATTAATGGCTTATATTAAAATCTAGAAGAACTCTGGTTTTTTTCAGGGAGATACCATCATTTGCtgctacttttattttaaaatctgaataTCCTGCAATCTTGTCTGTAACAGAGAAGGTTATTGGTAGCTCCTTGCTGTGAAATCAGCCCAGTTAGTTTTGGTTAGAAATCAGCCCTGACTTCGATCATCTGTGCTCCATGTAAATGGTCATTAGTCTGCCATAATGCATTATTTTACAATCAAATTCTTTTAAACCTTGGAAGTAAACTTGCTGATAGATGGAAAAGTATTACAAAGTCATTGCCAAGGCTCTAGACTTCCATAGAACCACAGTTTGTGCCGTAAAGAATTTTCGTAACTTGCATAATCATCTTTAGTGCAGCTCTTTGGCCAAAATCCACCCCAGGACAAGATATTGTGCATCTAATTCATTGTGACGGCAATCCTCAAAATCCTTTCAAGACACTGAGCAATAATTGGGGACAAGAGTGTTCACCCCAAGGCTTGCTTAGAATCTTGCTGTGCTAACCAATGTGTGGAGAAAAATTTAACTCTCTATTCCACCGTAAGTACCCCAAGTCAGTGATCAGGTTTGTTGGTGGGGTCTTTAGTGTTTTGTGACTTGGTTTCTTCAGTTTAGAGATGGTAAGTATGTTCAGAAAAACATGGCCAGCTATTTGTTGGACGAAGTTGAAGCACAGCTAGATCatgcagcaaaatatgatgtgaatataaacatgtaaaataataaactaattGCAGGAAATGTGTGTGCCTTTTGATTTGGTAGCTGAagagtgtttttaattttataaacatgGCTAACCTAATGCAATGATCCAGATTATACCAATTTTAGTAACAGAAGTACAAACTCACAGTAAATTCTATACTTGCAGTATGCTGGATTGACCTTGGCAGTAAAAAAGTAGCCAATGAATCTTCAGTAGGTTCCAAAGAAACTGCTATACGGCTGGCATTATTGCATTCAAACTAacctaaaaggaaaaaagttgtacAGAGTTGGTAGAAAACGCACAGTTGTGAATGCCGAAAAAACATTGTACTGGTTATTGAATTCTTAggatatttttttaactaaatatgtTCCAGCAATCCGGTTTTAATCATTGAGTATTTTGTTTTACCATGAGTACATTTACACtgagtttatttaaaagaaattttgaaTTTTAAGAATATGGATACGTTTGCAGTTTATTTTGCATTACAAAGCACAGGTAGCCTAGGCATTAGTCCCTCAAAATGACATATCTATTTTTTACAGCTGAAGCTGCATCATGCATTTATGTATGTTTTCTGTGTTTACACCATAAAGATGGAgcatgtgggtttttttttaatcatgatcTGCATTTGATATTTTTTACAAGAAAAATTATGTTCAAAaatctttgtcattccaatacagtttttcattttgtgtaaaaactgtgtttatttattagacCTTGGATTTAAATTAGCAGTAGAATCAGTTTAATGTCTCTACAACAAAGTTTTGATGCATGTTATTTTTGTCTTGCACCAGGAGGTGATACTTGTGAGGAGTCGACTCAGGAGGACTTTGAGTATAAGCTAAAGGGACTCATTGACTGTACAATGGATAAATGGCAAGTTCAgattcaaaaaattgtttgtgGTTAGATAGTAGGTCATCCCCCTGCTGTATTTTATGTGTGTATCAAATGCTGACATTTCTCTACTGGGGTGTGATTTCCTGACAGGAGGTCTGTTGCGAGAGTACCATCAGAACTGTACAGTGCAAAATAAAACACTAAGTGATCACAACAAAAGCATGCCTTGTAGTGAGATAACTAGATATAGTAATATGGGAACGCAAGGGCAACTCTGGCAGTCAGTCCTCCATATATAATGGGTGTGGAGGAAAGTAGAGGGAAAGGGAGAATGTGAGTAAGCTGTGAACTCGCTGGAAGCATGCAAGCTTTTTCCAGAAAGTTCTTGGCACTCTACACAGAAGGCTAAAGTGGGCTGGCtagatttttaaaactttcttgtttttatttgtggGGAGGGAGCAGGTGGGTCCAGTATAAGGTCCCATACTGGAAGTAGTGGTGCAGAAAGTAGGAGTCCTGTTCCTGCAAGTGCAACTGAAGGGTTAGGGATGCAGTGATGCTgaagcagtgttttgttaaataGTCTCTTATTGGTATGTGAACCATCCATTGTGTGGtttctggttgtttttttttttttggtcactcgTATACAGGCAAGTGTCCCCAACCAACCATGCAGCAGCAAGTTATGCTACTCTTAGACAAAATTAAAGTATTCAATAAATTAATGAAGTTAATTAATGaagttatgtatttaaaaaaaaaaaaaaaatctaaatcaaagtATTCCCTCTGGCTACATTAGTAGTAGCCATCCTTTGAATTAGTTGTTGGTTTGCCTCTGCAATAGCCTTTTTTTGCTATTAATGTAGTGGTTCCCTTGTAGAAATCCAAGCAGAGAGGAAACAGTACACACAGGCACTGCACTGTTAACCCCTAATTTCAATTTGAATAATGTGGGAGATGCAAAACCAGTACTAGTGCAATTAAAATCtttcaatatttcttttttttttttctttttcctgtcttCTGTGAGGTAGCTTTTATTGGGGAGGGCTTTGAGAAACCAAATTGGAAAGAGCTGTGAAGACTTGACAGAACTAGGTTTTTCAGGTGAACCACTTTGTGAGGACAAGGAATAAAGAAGATGGATAACAGaccttcatttattttaagcATCTGTTTTACAGTGCTAAGACAAGGCAGAGTGCCGTTGAAGGACTGAAAACTGCCATGGCAAACAAACTATTGTACGAGTTTATCCTGGAAAGGAGAATGACCCTAACAGACAGCATTGAGCGCTGCTTAAAGAAAGGTAATCCTGATTTTATATCTCTATATTTATCATAATGAaatccttctttatttttaatacagtcaTGCAATTGTGTTTTCACAAAGGGCATATTGATCAAGTGTTGTAGGAAATCTAAAATGCCATCCTTCAGTAATGGAAGAGCCGATTTAATAACACAAAAAAGCATGTGTTCTCTAACCACAAGTACTTGGTGAGCCTGATGTGAGCTGGGTTTCGTAATGAACTAATATATGAATTATCTGTGTTTCtgaaattttctaaaaaaaaagggATTTGGCAAGTCCTAGGAGCagaaaaagattttaattaacctgttaATGTGCCATAATTTCATATTCTGCAAAAGCAACACTGGTTGAATGGAATGTGGTGTTCATTTACCTATAAAGGCCAAGTATACAGAGAAACCTACTGCGTTTTAAAATCGCAACTACaatttcttctattttctatttttgccactttctttctttttccaagtTTAACCAGGGTTCCCACTATATTTTGAGTAGTTAGACCCCGATTTGTTTATGCAGTTGAAAAATACTTATTTGAATATAGGTTAAAAATTCTAGGTGCTACATGTGCATTTGTACTTTatgcttattttatgttcatgctTTTGACTCGTGCACTGTTATTTAAAAGATACATGAAGATCTGAGTGAAAATGATACTTGAAAAACAAAAGCCTATACTAAAAGAGGATTCACTCTGCATACAAAGTGTTGCAAGAGCAGTTGcagaaactctttttttttttttttctttctttctattgcCTGCAAGGTATACAAGAAACCTAGAAAGTCACAAGTGATTGCTCAGACCCGTTAAAagcagttattatttttttcaccagGATGTATTAAATCTtccatttgtaatatttacaCATTGATAGCTAAATAGTTGTAAGCTCATTTCACCATAGTAATACTAAAGAAGAAACTAATAATTCATTGCTTCTCCCAAAAGTTATGCCATTCATTCATCACTTGGTAATTTTGGGATTGTGAGGAGCTGTTGTGACAGTAgtgaacacaaggcaggaaccaaggtaaagaatgtaaaataaaatctttctttttttaatgtattgtagtTGAATGGAAAGAGCATGTTGTCTCAGGACTTTAGCTTGAATTGGTGAGAGAAGACTTCAGTGAGACAATCATTTCTGTTTCTAGGAGTGAGAAAGCTTAGATTCTGTAGTTATTttgagaaaaacttttaaaaagtagaCACTTATAAGCATTGCTATGATGCATAATCCTATTGTTGCCTTTCTTCCCCAGCCACACCCCCCAAAATATTCCTTTATTTACCTCTACCACTTTGATTTCATGTTAGTCAGGTTGCTTTGCATACCATTTAACCAAGCTCTGCTGCTCCTACATAAACAGTTCTTTCTGTTGGGTGAAGAGGGTATTCTGTTTTTGCAGAACTTCTTGCATACTGGCTCAAACTGTTAACTCTCAGCCTGTACACACAAGAAATGATCCATTTTAATGACCACTGCTATCATGTTGCGTGTTAATCAGCACATGcaagttaagaatttcactgtactcattGCATGTGACAGTAAACCCATCTACCATATGGCTGGTTTAGATAGTTTTCATATTTAGCTTGCTATTCTCCAGTAAAGagattcctttttttctttgtccaaTTCAGGTAAAGGGGATGAGCAACGTTCAGCAGCTTCCTTAGCTTGTCTTCTCTGCATTCAGCTGGGGTCAGGGATTGAAAGCGAAGACGTTTTCAAAACTCTTGAACCACTTATGAAGAATATTCTCATGGATGGATCAGCCCCCATACAAGCCCGACAGGCAGTAACCAGACCTCAAATGTTACTTTCTTTACAATGTAGTAACGTTTCTGTTGGAGAGGAGGAATGCCAATAGtgtattgttttgatttttatcctCAGGATGGCAGCAAAGACTGTGGGATGAAAGGAGTGTCCTATATTTTTAGGCatcctttttttgtttacagaATCGTGTCAAATACATTGCTATCATCAAagggatatatactgtacaaaagaaGTTTTGCATATAGTTGATAAGCATTTTGAGTTGCCGTAGGAAAAAAGTGACACTGTGTATGATGCTGGATTATCCCCAGGTGTGACAGCAATCGCTTTTATACCACTGTTGGGGATACCTAGAAAGAAAAGTCCTCCGGGTGTGATGCTCCTATGCCAAATgaacttatttttatatactgtacacaattGTGAAgttcaaattattatattttacatactTTTGAGCTTTTTGATCTTCAGCTCTCCATCATATTTACATACTCCatctctatagggtggtccagatctaattatgcaattttcattatgctataacttattaagcttattacatagaaaattacccaaaaaatcccagaccatcaagtatgcaaactgacgacatgaagaatcatcttcgcgccaaactggaatcgtctctgcataaatcagtcatccagacgatctggatctacataattagatctggaccaccctgtataatttcTCAATGTGATTAACATTCCCATTGTCAGTGAAGCTTCAACCATAAGGCAATTAATAACTGATAGTAAAATTTAGTTGTCATCAACAGTAAGATGTTGAAAACAGTTGCCATctattagttgcagccctaaatAACACTGGTGTGAAAGAATACAATTACTTTTTTCCCCCTTACATTAAATGGCacttattaacattattattttattccctttaagTGTGCAACAAGTTTGGGAATTTGCAGTTTAGTTGCAGCTGCTGATGTTTTGGTAAGTTGCTGATTGTTTGCCATAATACCAAGTAGTTATTAGTTTGGGTGTTCTCATTTCTCTTCATTGTTCTTTATTGTGCTTGTACACTAGGATTTGTATGCAACTTTGGAGTGCTTTGAAAGTCTCTTCACTAAGTCGTATGTAAAGGGAGATGGAACTCCTAGTAACTTCAATGCCCAAACTACAGTACTCCACATCAACTCTCTTTTAGCATGGGCACTCTTGCTGACCATTTGTTCCAACACAGAAGTGAAAAAAATCCTAAACAAGTATGTCATTGTGTTTAGTCTTGTGAATTTCAGTTTCTTTTGgatcatttcatctttaaaagcaATGTATAAAGTCTAAACTGCAACACATATCTTTTGGGTGGAAGTGAAATAAAAAGTAGGGTTATTGAATCGCTTCCCCTTCATCAGTTCTGAGCCTTTTAAACAAGTCTGTTCCTACCTGCAACCCACATGGGGCACTTGTTAAAAGTGAATGAAGacgaaaaacattttaaatgactcATTCtgatgatttttcttttctaaatagtGTATGTAGTTTAGTGGTGTAAGGTACTAGAAGATTaataacttgtatttttttttttagacacttGCCTAAATTACCAAGTCTGTTGGACAGCGAAGATGTAAATATGAGAATTGCTGCTGGTGAAACAATTGCTCTTCTTTTTGAATTAGCCAGAGAAATGGATCCTGTAAGTAGTTGTgtgctgttttttatttctgtcagtatttaaaaaaaaaaaaattgtgcaaatttattaacaaaatgaaatacaattaCGTTTTCTGTAGTTATGGTTcgcatttttttg
Proteins encoded in this window:
- the ifrd1 gene encoding interferon-related developmental regulator 1 isoform X2, which translates into the protein MPRSKKRNNREGGQHRSVQPFSDEEASVETLSHCSSFSDSASTVEEGGDTCEESTQEDFEYKLKGLIDCTMDKCAKTRQSAVEGLKTAMANKLLYEFILERRMTLTDSIERCLKKGKGDEQRSAASLACLLCIQLGSGIESEDVFKTLEPLMKNILMDGSAPIQARQACATSLGICSLVAAADVLDLYATLECFESLFTKSYVKGDGTPSNFNAQTTVLHINSLLAWALLLTICSNTEVKKILNKHLPKLPSLLDSEDVNMRIAAGETIALLFELAREMDPEFEFEDLELLCKKLRALATDGNKHRAKNDKRKQRSVFRDVLRAVEVRVLTRTRLEITLSSWLS
- the ifrd1 gene encoding interferon-related developmental regulator 1 isoform X1, which encodes MPRSKKRNNREGGQHRSVQPFSDEEASVETLSHCSSFSDSASTVEEGGDTCEESTQEDFEYKLKGLIDCTMDKCAKTRQSAVEGLKTAMANKLLYEFILERRMTLTDSIERCLKKGKGDEQRSAASLACLLCIQLGSGIESEDVFKTLEPLMKNILMDGSAPIQARQACATSLGICSLVAAADVLDLYATLECFESLFTKSYVKGDGTPSNFNAQTTVLHINSLLAWALLLTICSNTEVKKILNKHLPKLPSLLDSEDVNMRIAAGETIALLFELAREMDPEFEFEDLELLCKKLRALATDGNKHRAKNDKRKQRSVFRDVLRAVEEGEFQDEIIRFGPERMYIDSWVKKRTYDAFREFVGSGMNYHLQANEFIRSIFELGPPLMVNATTLKAMKISRFERHLYNAAVFKARTKARSKFRDKRVDCGEYI